One genomic segment of Coffea arabica cultivar ET-39 chromosome 6e, Coffea Arabica ET-39 HiFi, whole genome shotgun sequence includes these proteins:
- the LOC113696347 gene encoding mitogen-activated protein kinase kinase 4-like — MSLACNSPPYSIDLDGNYILHVPADTPIFRGDEYEWEHPLGVGSYGGVHKVRNKESNKCFAIKEKRIWPKDEILKRVYQEIKLAGNLIHPNILTILAVESLPGKVRFLSNLMGMDMDNFHCKDEAILAFVAKQLLEALSYLNQQGIVHRDLKPSNILLSRDCSLIKICDFETSVNVSTHVSPLTDAGVLKYSAPELLDTSLSVKGTYNSDTWSMGLCLLQFYLNRFPIKFKRNDFASVLSQIVFDGEPPTAPPDCSKEFQDFISLCLQRQPNRRASLQKLKEHDFIKLNTTVGRDGKNLDEKYCSKFCLVGNVG; from the coding sequence ATGTCTCTTGCCTGTAACTCGCCTCCATATAGTATAGATCTAGACGGAAATTACATTTTGCATGTACCCGCTGATACTCCTATTTTCAGGGGTGATGAATACGAATGGGAGCATCCTCTGGGTGTGGGATCTTATGGAGGAGTACATAAAGTGCGTAACAAGGAAAGCAACAAGTGTTTCGCCATTAAAGAAAAGCGAATATGGCCAAAAGATGAGATCTTGAAAAGGGTTTATCAAGAAATCAAACTCGCAGGGAATTTGATTCATCCAAACATTCTTACCATTCTTGCTGTCGAGAGCCTCCCCGGAAAAGTTAGATTTCTTTCCAACTTGATGGGTATGGACATGGATAATTTTCATTGTAAAGATGAAGCAATATTGGCTTTTGTGGCAAAACAGCTTTTAGAGGCTCTTTCCTACCTTAATCAACAAGGCATTGTCCATAGAGACCTGAAACCCTCAAATATCTTGTTGTCTCGTGATTGTAGCTTGATTAAAATATGTGATTTTGAGACTAGTGTAAACGTATCAACCCATGTTTCACCACTGACGGATGCCGGTGTACTCAAGTACTCAGCACCAGAATTGCTGGACACTAGTCTAAGCGTTAAAGGTACGTACAATTCTGATACCTGGAGCATGGGCCTGTGTCTTCTCCAATTTTATCTGAATCGGTTTCCGATCAAGTTTAAGAGGAATGACTTCGCCAGTGTGTTGTCTCAAATTGTATTTGATGGTGAACCTCCAACAGCGCCGCCCGATTGCTccaaagaatttcaagatttcaTTTCCCTATGTCTACAGCGCCAACCCAACAGAAGAGCTAGTCTTCAAAAACTGAAGGAACATGATTTCATCAAGTTGAACACCACTGTAGGCAGAGACGGCAAGAATCTTGATGAAAAATATTGCTCTAAATTCTGTTTGGTTGGGAACGTGGGATGA